In one Winogradskyella sp. MH6 genomic region, the following are encoded:
- a CDS encoding reprolysin-like metallopeptidase has protein sequence MKIKLLVITLVMSTIMWSQDSVLWQKQRTSANKILKESHQTLKTYHTFGLNADALRQSLTGVAQRNQFSVSSNTILSFPNSEGKLEGFSIKEASIMHPDLQERFPEIRSYVGQGVDDASSVLRFSISPEGFNGMILSPKGNTFIEPLEKNSDTYIVFNREDRINYNDDFECEVSEQINRIVTSDFMMKNADDSILRTYRLAVSATGEYTQYHGGTKAQALAAINTTMTRVNGIYEVDFNVTMVLIANTDDVIYTNTGSDPYGNTTTNYNSQLQSTLTSVIGEANYDVGHLFANLQNNGNAGCIGCVCVNGSKGSGWTSHTVPEGDPFDVDYVAHELGHQFGANHTWTFNGNEGTNVQMEPGSGSTIMGYAGITGATDVQSNSDPYFHAASIEQVTNYVKSTSCQTNTNTGNSVPVVNAGASYTIPRGTPFVLEGSATDADSGDVLTYCWEQFDENNASTTYPSTTATTGVAFRSFDPSIDTHRYFPRMETIKTGATSWQWEAVPNVARTLNFRLTVRDNVAGGGSNNSDDMVVSVNSSAGPFVVNSPNTNVTWNAGTTQTVTWDVAGTTGNGVNAANVDIFLSTDGGDTYPITLATGVTNDGSHDIVVPNLAGTNNRIMVRGSNHIFFDISNTNFSIAGSIPCVTNIPTGLTASNISYSSATIDWDANTSAIFDLRYRELGSTNYNNITGLATNNYALNGLNSSTDYELEVRSVCTSSNSSYSSTLLFSTSAPPPCSGTLVNTFPYIETYDSGLGDWTQATGDDGDWLLDSNGTPTSGTGPSDDITGNGSYFYTEASNGGLGSNATAILVSPCFDLSLANSPFVSFYNHMYGVDTGTLTLEITNDDGSNWTSLFAQSGNQGNQWNFVQVDLSGYDEQTVKFRFTGVTGGGSASDIAVDQFRIGPQVLIYCDSNGNSTTDEYISNVTLNGVSNNSGAGSTSTGYSDFTGVNIDLDIENTYPISITPLWTGTIYNEGYAVWIDFNQDGDFNDTGEQVFTQAPSQDNPVSGNITIPTDALFGPTRMRVSMKYDGIPTSCESFDYGEVEDYTVNIGFDGLLYTNGAWTPYAPDNTTGAENALVLDGTAIITTDVELNDITIRTGAEAVVDATGSMIVNGNIVSDGTLTLNSVSDNYSSLIANGTVTGNVRYFRHANNTAAVGEEDANDLIAPPVSGQAFNMFAGNNSNIVSNGGGTQYLFGPFDKTTNTYLLYANTETATLDPGTGYRAASTDNSTFEFSGTVNTGNINVPVVVSGPTYPEWNLVGNPYPSYITLADFLLANSSQLATPSVGIYGYDGDASDGWMIWNQAYSDLNPNAIITPGQGFLVASVAGGGNISFTPAMRTTGNSDDFIAGRNDNISYFKLNLTNGSDVYHSEFYVSDNASLGLDPGYDARTFGSIAPSFSIYSQLVEENDGTDMAIQAISDSDISNNAIIPLGINASAGQQLTISLSDNMLPNDIDVYLEDRQNNIFTLLNDTDYILTAASDLQGIGRFYLRFSQGTLSIDETGLDTLQVLSLDNPKRIVVKGQILELTEFILYDIRGREVLKRDLVEGTTISTIDTSQFTKGVYLVKLKNTSNIISKKLIIR, from the coding sequence ATGAAAATTAAGTTATTGGTCATCACATTGGTGATGTCGACCATCATGTGGTCTCAGGATAGCGTATTATGGCAAAAACAAAGAACAAGCGCCAATAAGATTCTAAAAGAAAGCCACCAAACCTTAAAAACGTATCACACTTTCGGTTTAAATGCGGATGCTTTAAGGCAATCTTTAACAGGTGTTGCCCAACGAAATCAATTTTCGGTAAGTTCAAACACAATTTTATCCTTCCCAAATTCAGAGGGAAAGTTAGAGGGTTTTTCAATAAAGGAAGCGTCTATTATGCACCCAGATTTACAGGAACGTTTTCCTGAGATTAGGTCTTATGTAGGTCAGGGAGTTGATGATGCATCATCGGTTTTAAGATTTAGCATTTCTCCAGAAGGCTTCAATGGAATGATTTTATCTCCAAAGGGAAATACGTTTATTGAGCCTCTAGAGAAAAATTCTGATACTTATATTGTTTTCAATAGAGAAGACAGGATTAATTACAATGATGATTTTGAATGTGAAGTATCTGAACAAATAAACCGTATAGTCACATCAGATTTTATGATGAAAAACGCAGATGATTCTATTTTAAGAACATATCGTTTGGCAGTATCAGCGACTGGTGAATACACACAATATCATGGAGGTACAAAAGCCCAAGCGCTTGCAGCCATAAATACTACGATGACCCGAGTTAATGGCATTTATGAAGTAGATTTTAATGTAACAATGGTATTAATTGCCAACACGGATGATGTGATTTATACTAATACTGGAAGCGATCCATATGGTAATACAACAACAAATTATAATTCTCAGTTACAAAGTACACTAACAAGTGTTATAGGTGAAGCCAATTATGATGTAGGCCATTTATTTGCAAACCTTCAGAACAATGGAAATGCTGGTTGTATAGGTTGTGTTTGTGTTAACGGGTCAAAAGGAAGTGGATGGACTTCACACACAGTTCCAGAAGGCGATCCTTTTGATGTGGATTATGTTGCACACGAGCTAGGTCACCAGTTTGGTGCCAACCATACATGGACATTTAATGGTAATGAAGGTACAAATGTACAAATGGAACCTGGTAGTGGTTCAACTATAATGGGTTATGCAGGTATTACAGGAGCAACAGATGTACAAAGTAATAGTGATCCTTATTTTCATGCAGCTTCTATTGAGCAAGTAACAAACTATGTAAAGTCAACAAGTTGTCAAACAAATACAAATACAGGTAATTCTGTGCCAGTGGTAAACGCAGGTGCTAGTTATACGATTCCGCGAGGAACACCTTTTGTTTTAGAGGGATCTGCAACAGATGCAGACTCTGGTGATGTATTAACGTATTGCTGGGAACAATTTGATGAAAATAATGCATCAACTACTTATCCTAGTACAACAGCAACAACAGGTGTGGCTTTCAGATCTTTTGACCCTTCAATCGATACTCATCGTTATTTTCCAAGGATGGAAACTATAAAAACTGGCGCTACATCTTGGCAGTGGGAAGCTGTGCCGAATGTGGCAAGAACATTAAACTTCAGATTAACAGTTAGGGATAATGTTGCAGGTGGAGGATCGAATAATAGTGATGACATGGTTGTTTCTGTAAATAGTAGCGCAGGTCCTTTTGTTGTTAATTCACCCAATACCAATGTAACGTGGAATGCAGGAACGACTCAAACCGTAACTTGGGATGTTGCAGGTACGACAGGTAATGGTGTAAATGCTGCAAACGTAGATATCTTTTTATCTACAGACGGAGGAGACACGTATCCAATAACATTGGCTACTGGTGTTACTAATGATGGTTCGCACGATATAGTGGTACCAAATTTAGCGGGAACAAATAACCGAATAATGGTTAGAGGCTCTAATCATATATTCTTTGATATTTCTAACACTAATTTTTCGATTGCTGGTTCAATTCCTTGTGTTACCAATATACCAACAGGATTAACGGCTTCAAATATTAGTTACAGTAGTGCAACAATTGATTGGGATGCAAATACAAGTGCAATTTTTGACTTAAGGTATAGAGAGCTGGGCTCTACCAATTATAATAATATTACTGGTTTAGCGACTAACAATTATGCTTTAAATGGTTTAAACTCTTCAACGGATTATGAATTAGAAGTGAGAAGTGTTTGTACTTCATCAAACTCATCATACTCCAGTACTTTATTATTTTCTACTTCTGCGCCACCACCTTGTTCAGGAACACTTGTAAATACATTTCCCTACATAGAAACGTATGATTCAGGTCTTGGTGATTGGACACAAGCTACAGGTGATGATGGTGATTGGCTGCTTGATAGTAACGGAACACCAACTAGTGGTACAGGACCATCAGATGATATTACAGGTAATGGGAGCTATTTCTACACTGAAGCATCTAATGGTGGCTTAGGCTCTAATGCTACAGCAATATTGGTGAGCCCTTGTTTTGATTTAAGTCTAGCAAATAGCCCTTTTGTATCATTCTATAATCATATGTATGGTGTTGATACAGGTACTTTAACGCTTGAAATTACTAATGATGATGGTTCTAATTGGACATCACTATTTGCTCAAAGTGGAAATCAAGGAAACCAATGGAACTTTGTTCAGGTAGATCTTTCTGGTTATGATGAGCAAACAGTTAAATTCAGATTTACAGGCGTAACAGGAGGAGGTTCTGCAAGTGACATTGCTGTAGATCAATTTAGGATTGGTCCTCAGGTATTAATTTATTGTGATTCTAACGGTAATAGTACCACAGATGAATATATTTCAAATGTTACTTTAAACGGAGTAAGTAATAATTCAGGAGCTGGTTCAACAAGTACTGGTTATTCAGATTTTACTGGTGTGAACATTGATTTAGATATAGAAAACACATACCCTATTTCTATTACTCCTCTTTGGACAGGAACTATTTATAACGAAGGCTATGCTGTTTGGATAGATTTTAATCAAGATGGGGATTTTAATGATACAGGAGAACAAGTATTTACGCAAGCTCCATCTCAAGACAATCCTGTTTCAGGTAATATCACTATTCCTACAGACGCATTGTTTGGACCAACCAGAATGCGTGTGTCTATGAAGTATGATGGTATTCCAACATCTTGCGAATCTTTTGATTATGGAGAGGTAGAAGATTATACTGTAAATATTGGTTTTGATGGCTTATTATACACCAATGGTGCTTGGACACCTTACGCTCCTGATAATACCACAGGTGCCGAAAACGCTCTTGTTTTAGATGGAACAGCCATTATAACAACTGATGTAGAACTAAACGATATTACTATTAGGACAGGAGCAGAAGCTGTGGTGGATGCAACAGGTTCTATGATTGTAAACGGAAATATTGTAAGTGATGGTACATTAACTCTAAACTCTGTATCTGATAATTATTCAAGTTTAATAGCTAATGGAACAGTTACAGGCAATGTAAGATATTTTAGACATGCCAATAATACCGCAGCTGTAGGCGAGGAAGATGCAAATGATTTAATTGCTCCACCGGTTTCTGGTCAAGCATTTAATATGTTTGCAGGTAACAATAGTAATATTGTTAGCAATGGAGGCGGAACACAATATTTATTTGGTCCGTTTGATAAAACAACAAATACGTATCTGTTATATGCTAATACCGAAACAGCAACATTAGATCCTGGTACAGGATATAGGGCAGCTTCAACGGATAATTCTACATTTGAATTTTCTGGGACTGTAAACACAGGAAATATCAATGTGCCAGTAGTTGTATCTGGACCAACCTATCCTGAATGGAACTTAGTAGGTAACCCATATCCATCGTATATCACTTTAGCAGATTTCTTATTGGCTAATAGCTCGCAATTGGCTACACCAAGTGTTGGCATATATGGTTATGACGGTGATGCTTCTGATGGTTGGATGATTTGGAATCAAGCGTATTCAGACTTAAATCCTAATGCTATAATAACGCCAGGACAAGGGTTTTTAGTAGCTTCTGTTGCAGGAGGAGGAAACATTAGTTTTACACCTGCAATGAGAACAACAGGTAATTCGGATGATTTTATTGCAGGTAGAAATGATAATATTTCTTACTTTAAATTGAATCTTACAAATGGTTCTGATGTTTACCATTCAGAATTCTATGTGTCAGACAATGCGTCATTAGGTTTAGACCCAGGTTATGATGCCAGAACTTTTGGAAGTATTGCGCCAAGTTTTAGTATTTATTCACAATTAGTTGAAGAAAATGATGGAACAGATATGGCCATTCAAGCTATTTCAGATTCTGATATTTCTAATAATGCTATTATTCCTCTTGGTATTAATGCTTCAGCAGGGCAGCAGTTAACTATAAGTTTGTCTGATAATATGTTGCCAAACGATATTGATGTCTATTTAGAAGATCGTCAAAATAATATATTCACACTACTAAACGATACGGATTATATCCTAACAGCAGCTTCAGATTTACAAGGTATAGGCCGTTTTTATCTAAGATTTAGCCAAGGAACTTTAAGCATAGATGAAACGGGATTAGATACACTTCAGGTATTAAGTTTAGATAATCCAAAGCGTATAGTAGTTAAGGGGCAAATTCTAGAATTAACGGAGTTTATATTATATGATATACGCGGAAGAGAAGTCCTTAAGCGAGATTTAGTAGAAGGAACTACAATAAGCACTATAGATACATCACAGTTTACAAAAGGGGTTTACTTAGTGAAGCTTAAGAACACCAGCAATATAATTTCTAAAAAACTTATTATAAGATAA
- a CDS encoding immunoglobulin-like domain-containing protein: MKVKLLLLIAMMGTTIMWSQNKVYWQKQASNPSKVLKESHQTLKEFQTFSLNSQALKQALNGVAQRNQFSVSSNTILSFPNSEGKLERFSIKEASIMHPDLQERFPEIRSYVGQGVDDASSILRFSISPEGFNGMILSSKGNTFIEPISRGVDSYIVFNRENRINYNDDFECEVSERIKRRVSSDFMMKNADDSILRTYRLAVSATGEYTQYHGGTIAQALAAINTTMTRVNGIYEADFNVTMVLIANTDSVIYTNTGSDPYGNTTSNYNSQLQSTLTSVIGEANYDVGHLFANLQNNGNAGCIGCVCVNGSKGSGWTSHTVPEGDPFDVDYVAHELGHQFGANHTWTFNGNEGTNAQMEPGSGSTIMGYAGITGATDVQSNSDPYFHAVSIEQVTNYIKSTSCQTNTNTGNSVPVVNAGSNYTIPRGTPFVLEGSATDADSGDVLTYCWEQYDENNASSTYPSTTATTGVAFRSYEPTTDNHRYFPRMETIKTGSTSWQWEAVPNVARTLNFRLTVRDNVAGGGSNNSDDMVVSVNSSAGPFVVNSPNTNVTWNAGTTQTVTWDVAGTTGNGVNAANVDIFLSTDGGDTYPITLATGVTNDGSHDIIVPNNVGTQNRIMVRGSNHIFFDISNSNFTIAGQVVCNATVPTGLAASNIGSNTATLSWNAVPGASYDLQYRQVGTSTWTTLNVNGISSNLTGLSPLTQYEAQVRSECPDTSTSAFSTIVNFTTTDVQINYCSSASTNVNDEYIGRVQLNTIDNTSGGQFYSDFTNISTTLTKDTQHTITITPTWTGTTYSEGYSVWIDYNRDGDFSDAGEQVWSQAATTATPVSGSFTIPSSAVENSTRMRVSMKYNGIPTECETFTYGEVEDYTVIIEGSGPDTTPPVITLNGASTVNVTQGGTYTELGATATDNIDGDISANIVIGGDTVNTSVLGTYVITYNVSDAAGNNAAEVTRIVTVVDPSNGCSGGISTFPYSESFENTLGDWTQSSEDDIDWTVYTGGTPSGNTGPSSAADGTYYVYVEASSPNYPSVRAILNSPCFDLNGVSSASFDFMYHMYGAADMGTIDLEVSEDEGATWTSIWSQSGNQGNQWLSASVNLDAYTGKGIQLRFNRFIGSTWQADIAIDDVSLTTSGPDTVPPVITLNGASSISLLVGETYTEQGATATDNVDGDITANIVIGGDTVDTNTPGTYVITYNVSDAAGNAATEVIRTVTVNPDTTAPVITLIGSSSVSLNVGETYTELGATATDNVDGDISANIVIGGDTVNTSMAGTYIITYNVSDAAGNAAVEVTRTVIVSADTTAPVITLTGASNITLNLGDTYTEQGATATDNVDGDITANIVIGGDSVDTNTPGTYVITYNVSDAAGNAATEVIRTVTVNPDTTAPVITLIGASSISLTVGDIYTEQGATATDNIDGDITANIIIGGDVVDTNSTGTYVVTYNVSDAAGNAAVEVTRTITVSEVSTGCSGGISSFPYSESFENTLGAWTQSNADDIDWTVDANGTPSSNTGPSSAFSGSYYVYVEASSPNYPSRRAILNSPCFDLSGLSEANFGFMYHMYGATDMGTIDLEISDDDGATWTSIWSQSGNQGNQWLSVNINLDSYVGGSVQLRFNRFVGSTWQADIAIDSVSLTEGAANSGCLGGISSFPYSESFENTLGAWSQSSADDIDWTIDANGTPSSNTGPSSAADGTYYVYVEASSPNYPSRRAILNSPCFDLSSAASATFNFNYHQYGAADMGTLDLEISEDNGATWTSIWTSSGNLGNSWQSASVNLSAYVDASVQLRFNRFVGSTWQADIAIDNVSLTTAGTTREDVTATTDHVKEFRLYPNPVKGNSLNVLTDYKEVSYEIYNTLGHLVAKGNLVNNKVDISSLEGSVYQIRFTTEEGTMTKRFIKQ; this comes from the coding sequence ATGAAAGTTAAATTATTGTTGCTCATCGCTATGATGGGAACGACCATCATGTGGTCTCAAAACAAAGTTTATTGGCAGAAACAAGCTTCTAATCCAAGCAAAGTTTTAAAGGAAAGTCATCAAACTTTAAAAGAATTTCAGACATTTAGTTTGAATTCTCAAGCACTAAAACAAGCCTTAAATGGTGTTGCCCAACGAAATCAATTTTCGGTAAGTTCAAACACAATTTTATCCTTCCCAAATTCAGAAGGAAAGTTAGAGCGTTTTTCAATAAAGGAAGCGTCTATTATGCATCCAGATTTACAGGAACGCTTTCCTGAGATTAGGTCTTATGTAGGTCAGGGAGTTGATGATGCATCATCTATCTTAAGATTTAGTATTTCTCCAGAAGGTTTTAACGGAATGATTTTGTCTAGTAAGGGAAATACGTTTATTGAGCCTATATCAAGAGGAGTCGATTCTTATATCGTTTTTAACAGAGAAAACCGTATTAATTACAATGATGATTTTGAGTGTGAAGTATCAGAACGAATCAAGAGAAGAGTCTCATCAGATTTTATGATGAAAAATGCAGATGATTCTATTTTAAGAACATATCGTTTGGCAGTATCAGCGACTGGTGAATACACACAGTATCATGGTGGTACGATAGCACAAGCTCTTGCGGCGATTAATACCACAATGACTAGGGTGAACGGTATTTATGAGGCAGATTTTAATGTAACAATGGTATTAATTGCCAATACCGATAGTGTTATTTACACTAATACAGGAAGTGATCCTTATGGTAATACAACTTCAAACTACAATTCTCAATTACAGAGCACATTAACGAGCGTTATTGGAGAAGCTAATTACGATGTTGGACATTTATTCGCAAATCTTCAGAATAACGGAAATGCTGGTTGCATAGGCTGTGTTTGTGTTAATGGATCAAAAGGTAGTGGGTGGACGTCACATACAGTTCCAGAAGGAGATCCTTTTGATGTGGATTATGTTGCACACGAGCTAGGTCACCAGTTTGGTGCAAATCATACTTGGACGTTTAATGGTAATGAAGGTACAAACGCACAGATGGAGCCAGGTAGTGGTTCAACCATAATGGGTTATGCAGGTATTACAGGTGCGACAGATGTTCAGAGTAATAGTGACCCATACTTTCATGCGGTTTCAATAGAGCAGGTAACAAATTATATAAAGTCAACAAGTTGTCAAACCAATACAAATACTGGTAATTCAGTGCCTGTAGTCAATGCAGGTTCTAATTATACCATCCCAAGAGGAACACCTTTTGTTTTAGAAGGTTCTGCAACAGATGCAGATTCAGGAGATGTATTAACCTATTGTTGGGAGCAATATGATGAAAATAATGCTTCATCTACTTATCCAAGTACTACGGCAACAACAGGTGTAGCCTTCAGATCTTATGAGCCTACAACGGATAATCATCGTTATTTCCCAAGAATGGAAACTATAAAAACCGGATCTACATCTTGGCAGTGGGAAGCTGTGCCGAATGTGGCAAGAACATTAAACTTCAGATTAACAGTCAGAGATAATGTTGCAGGTGGAGGATCGAATAATAGTGATGACATGGTTGTTTCTGTAAATAGTAGCGCAGGTCCTTTTGTTGTTAATTCACCCAATACCAATGTAACATGGAATGCAGGAACGACTCAAACCGTAACTTGGGATGTTGCAGGTACGACAGGTAATGGTGTAAATGCTGCAAACGTAGATATCTTTTTATCTACAGATGGAGGTGATACGTATCCAATTACATTGGCTACTGGTGTTACTAATGATGGCTCTCACGATATAATTGTACCCAACAATGTAGGAACACAAAATAGAATAATGGTCAGAGGCTCAAACCATATATTCTTCGATATTTCTAATAGCAATTTCACTATTGCTGGTCAAGTGGTTTGTAATGCGACAGTACCAACCGGATTAGCAGCTTCAAACATTGGGTCTAATACGGCAACTTTAAGTTGGAATGCGGTACCTGGAGCATCATATGATTTGCAATACAGACAAGTTGGAACAAGTACATGGACGACTTTAAATGTTAATGGTATTTCCTCTAATCTAACGGGCTTGAGTCCATTAACGCAATATGAGGCACAAGTAAGAAGTGAATGTCCAGATACGTCTACATCTGCTTTTAGTACTATAGTTAATTTTACAACTACAGATGTTCAGATCAATTACTGTTCTTCTGCTAGTACAAATGTGAATGATGAATATATAGGAAGAGTACAGCTGAACACTATTGATAATACTTCAGGTGGACAATTTTATTCTGACTTCACAAACATTTCTACCACATTAACAAAAGATACTCAACACACAATTACTATTACTCCAACTTGGACTGGAACAACCTATTCTGAAGGGTATTCAGTATGGATTGATTACAATAGAGATGGTGATTTTAGTGATGCTGGAGAACAAGTTTGGTCGCAGGCAGCTACAACTGCAACACCAGTTTCAGGAAGTTTTACGATACCTTCAAGTGCAGTAGAAAATTCTACGCGTATGCGTGTTTCTATGAAATACAATGGTATTCCTACAGAATGTGAAACATTTACTTATGGTGAAGTTGAAGATTACACAGTAATTATTGAAGGTTCAGGACCAGATACAACACCACCAGTTATTACTTTAAACGGTGCTTCAACTGTAAATGTAACTCAAGGAGGAACGTATACCGAGCTGGGAGCAACCGCTACCGACAATATTGATGGTGATATCTCTGCAAATATTGTAATAGGTGGAGATACTGTGAACACTTCGGTACTTGGTACTTATGTAATAACCTATAATGTTAGTGATGCTGCTGGAAATAATGCCGCTGAGGTAACAAGAATAGTTACAGTAGTTGATCCATCAAATGGGTGTTCAGGAGGAATTTCAACATTCCCATATTCAGAGAGTTTTGAAAACACCCTTGGAGATTGGACACAATCAAGTGAAGATGATATTGATTGGACAGTTTATACAGGCGGAACACCATCTGGTAATACAGGACCATCAAGTGCTGCTGATGGAACTTACTACGTTTATGTAGAAGCTTCCAGTCCAAATTATCCAAGTGTAAGAGCAATTTTAAATTCACCATGTTTTGACCTTAATGGTGTATCATCAGCTTCTTTTGACTTTATGTACCATATGTATGGTGCAGCTGACATGGGAACAATTGATCTTGAAGTTAGTGAAGATGAAGGAGCAACTTGGACAAGTATTTGGAGTCAATCTGGAAATCAAGGAAATCAGTGGTTAAGTGCTTCTGTAAATTTAGATGCATATACAGGTAAAGGAATTCAGTTACGTTTTAACAGGTTTATAGGAAGCACGTGGCAAGCTGATATTGCTATTGATGATGTTTCTTTAACCACTTCAGGGCCAGATACTGTACCGCCAGTGATTACATTAAATGGCGCTTCTTCTATTAGCTTATTAGTTGGTGAAACTTATACAGAACAAGGAGCCACAGCCACTGATAATGTGGATGGAGACATTACAGCAAATATTGTTATTGGAGGAGATACTGTAGATACAAACACACCAGGAACTTATGTAATAACCTATAATGTGAGTGATGCCGCAGGAAATGCTGCAACAGAAGTTATTAGAACAGTTACGGTTAATCCAGATACAACGGCACCTGTAATTACATTGATTGGGTCATCATCGGTTAGTTTGAATGTAGGTGAAACATACACTGAACTAGGAGCAACAGCAACTGATAATGTAGATGGAGATATTTCAGCAAATATTGTTATTGGTGGTGATACTGTAAATACTAGTATGGCAGGAACCTACATTATTACTTATAATGTTAGTGACGCAGCAGGAAATGCTGCAGTAGAAGTTACAAGAACTGTAATTGTTTCTGCAGATACAACAGCTCCGGTGATAACATTAACTGGTGCTTCAAACATTACTTTAAATTTAGGTGATACTTATACAGAGCAAGGGGCTACAGCAACTGACAATGTAGACGGAGACATTACTGCAAATATTGTTATAGGTGGTGATTCTGTGGATACCAATACACCAGGAACTTACGTAATAACCTATAATGTGAGTGATGCCGCAGGAAATGCTGCGACAGAAGTTATTAGAACAGTTACTGTGAATCCAGATACTACAGCTCCTGTAATAACTTTAATTGGAGCTTCATCAATTAGTTTAACCGTTGGTGATATTTACACAGAGCAAGGAGCAACTGCGACCGACAATATAGATGGAGACATTACAGCAAATATTATAATTGGAGGAGATGTGGTTGATACAAATAGTACGGGAACTTATGTTGTAACCTATAATGTAAGTGATGCTGCAGGAAATGCCGCAGTAGAAGTTACAAGAACTATTACTGTTTCAGAAGTTTCTACAGGATGTTCTGGTGGAATTTCTTCCTTCCCTTATTCAGAAAGTTTTGAAAATACCCTTGGAGCATGGACCCAATCAAATGCTGATGATATAGACTGGACTGTTGATGCTAATGGAACACCTTCAAGTAATACAGGACCATCAAGTGCTTTTAGCGGAAGCTATTATGTTTATGTAGAAGCATCTAGTCCAAACTATCCTAGCAGAAGAGCTATTTTAAACTCGCCTTGTTTTGATTTAAGCGGACTTTCAGAAGCAAACTTTGGTTTTATGTATCATATGTATGGTGCAACAGATATGGGAACAATTGATTTAGAGATTAGTGATGATGATGGAGCAACTTGGACAAGTATTTGGAGTCAATCAGGCAATCAAGGTAATCAATGGTTAAGTGTTAATATTAATTTAGATAGTTATGTAGGTGGCTCTGTTCAATTAAGATTTAATCGATTTGTTGGTAGTACTTGGCAAGCAGATATTGCTATAGACTCAGTAAGTTTAACAGAAGGAGCTGCTAATAGTGGTTGTTTAGGTGGAATTTCATCTTTCCCATATTCAGAAAGTTTTGAAAACACCCTTGGAGCTTGGTCTCAATCAAGTGCAGATGATATAGATTGGACTATTGATGCTAATGGGACACCATCGAGTAACACAGGTCCTTCGAGTGCGGCTGATGGAACTTATTATGTTTATGTAGAAGCATCGAGCCCAAACTATCCAAGTAGAAGAGCGATTTTAAATTCGCCTTGTTTTGACTTGAGTTCTGCCGCATCTGCGACATTTAACTTCAATTATCATCAGTATGGAGCAGCAGATATGGGTACCTTAGATCTAGAAATTAGTGAAGATAATGGAGCAACATGGACTAGTATTTGGACTAGTTCAGGAAACTTGGGTAATTCTTGGCAGTCAGCAAGTGTAAACTTGTCTGCTTACGTTGACGCAAGTGTACAACTGCGTTTTAATAGATTTGTTGGTAGTACTTGGCAAGCTGATATAGCTATTGATAATGTTAGTTTAACAACAGCAGGAACTACTAGAGAAGATGTTACCGCTACAACAGATCATGTTAAGGAATTTAGACTATATCCAAATCCTGTTAAAGGAAATAGTTTAAATGTTTTAACAGACTATAAAGAAGTTAGTTATGAAATTTATAATACACTTGGTCATTTAGTTGCTAAAGGAAATTTAGTAAATAACAAGGTAGACATAAGTTCTTTGGAAGGCTCAGTATATCAAATAAGATTTACTACAGAAGAAGGCACTATGACTAAAAGATTTATAAAACAGTAA